In a genomic window of Microbispora sp. ZYX-F-249:
- a CDS encoding ATP-binding protein, translating to MPIDLSLLAGVRWRGQPVVGERARALLAALASASRTVSADRLVAQVWGDDEPANPAKALQVLVSRTRTVVGPEALVTEGGGYRLDVPPDRVDAGRLHGLTERARALLSEDPAAAAVAAKEALALGVGALPPDGGGPLAEVRGRAARDLAAARVVLARARSRSGDHDIALPELEEAVRVRPEDEGLLADLLHSEATVRGTGAALDRFERYRSDLRDRVGADVGPELRRVHRELLALDNPVRAGVRFDTTPLLGRDDDLRRVRALLATSRVVSILGPGGLGKTRLAHAVAREAPQPVVHFVELVGVTAPEDLVGEVGSVLGVRDSVTGRRTLTPRQRADIRARIAQQLDPAPTLLVLDNCEHLVEAVADLVAYLAATTRELRVLTTTRSPLAIAAERVYPLPQLGTADAIELFRDRATAARPGVHLDEDDVRAVVTRLDGLPLAIELAAAKVRVMSPAEIARRLEDRFSLLRGGDRSAPSRHQTLLAVIDWSWNLLGERERRALRRLSAFPDGFALDAAEEVLGDGALGDVEELVEQSLLTVVETAGTVRYRMLETVREFGRMRLDSAGETDEARAAVRAWALGHADRHGARLYSPEQVDAMDRLRAEETNLSDILREALADPDPEAVVLLFSALGGFWSISGDHPRSIVLTPAVASALTGWTPPPRLLDRTRAALSIALFNTMIVPLEESGTLARLLSGLGAGSANPALRAAVTALLTAASDPERGLDKLTADPDPMIRRIALHWLSHGRENVGDPVGAIEAARAALELVADDGGPWHQAVLHTQLAGLYAHLGDTASASRHAVEALPVLERLGAVDDAVQIRASLAMAALAEGRRDEAARMVDDLEALASQGTYGQVLSVAAARAQLTLADGDVAEGLRQHRETAEALRNLRVPGAGDGVTPWGVLGEVVALSAFALYGEGDDGADLFESLRGKVRTAFALHHTDYPVMGMVLAGLGIWGLRKGALPAEEAVRLLVLADRFAYNRFVPTLQWPVLSAHAERIAPGVMSRIEAEYGERRGPDLLAEARAVLERLF from the coding sequence GCCTCGTCGCGCAGGTGTGGGGGGACGACGAACCGGCCAATCCGGCCAAGGCGCTGCAGGTCCTGGTGTCCCGGACCAGGACGGTCGTGGGGCCGGAGGCGCTGGTAACGGAGGGGGGCGGCTACCGGCTCGACGTCCCGCCCGACCGGGTCGACGCCGGCCGGCTGCATGGTCTGACGGAGCGGGCGCGGGCGCTGCTCTCCGAGGACCCGGCCGCCGCGGCCGTGGCGGCCAAGGAGGCTCTCGCGCTGGGCGTCGGAGCGCTGCCGCCGGACGGCGGCGGCCCGCTGGCCGAGGTGCGCGGGCGCGCGGCACGCGACCTGGCGGCCGCGCGGGTCGTGCTCGCCCGGGCCCGGAGCCGCAGCGGCGACCACGACATCGCCCTGCCCGAGCTCGAGGAGGCCGTGCGCGTCCGCCCCGAGGACGAGGGACTGCTCGCCGATCTCCTGCACAGCGAGGCGACGGTACGCGGAACGGGCGCCGCGCTGGACCGGTTCGAGCGTTACCGGTCGGACCTGCGCGACCGGGTCGGCGCCGACGTCGGCCCGGAGCTGCGGCGGGTCCATCGTGAGCTCCTGGCCCTCGACAATCCCGTGCGCGCCGGCGTGCGTTTCGACACGACCCCGCTGCTCGGCCGCGACGACGACCTCCGGCGGGTACGGGCCCTGCTCGCCACCTCCCGGGTGGTCTCGATCCTCGGCCCGGGCGGGCTCGGCAAGACCCGGCTCGCCCATGCCGTCGCCCGGGAGGCCCCGCAGCCGGTGGTGCACTTCGTCGAGCTGGTCGGCGTGACCGCGCCCGAGGACCTGGTCGGCGAGGTCGGGTCGGTGCTCGGCGTCCGCGACTCGGTGACCGGACGCCGCACGCTCACCCCGCGGCAGCGCGCCGACATCCGGGCCCGGATCGCCCAGCAGCTCGATCCGGCCCCGACGCTGCTGGTGCTCGACAACTGCGAGCATCTGGTGGAGGCGGTCGCCGACCTGGTCGCCTATCTGGCCGCGACCACGCGGGAGCTGCGCGTCCTCACCACGACGCGCTCGCCGCTGGCGATCGCCGCCGAACGCGTCTATCCGCTGCCCCAGCTGGGCACCGCCGACGCGATCGAGCTGTTCCGCGACCGCGCGACCGCGGCCCGGCCCGGTGTGCACCTCGACGAGGATGACGTACGCGCCGTCGTGACCCGCCTGGACGGCCTGCCGCTCGCCATCGAACTGGCCGCGGCGAAGGTGCGGGTGATGTCACCGGCCGAGATCGCCCGGCGGCTGGAGGACAGGTTCTCGCTGCTGCGCGGCGGCGACCGGAGCGCGCCCTCCCGCCACCAGACGCTGCTGGCGGTGATCGACTGGTCCTGGAACCTGCTGGGCGAGCGGGAGCGCCGGGCCCTGCGCCGCCTCTCGGCCTTCCCGGACGGCTTCGCCCTCGACGCCGCGGAGGAGGTGCTCGGCGACGGCGCTCTGGGCGACGTCGAGGAGCTCGTGGAGCAGTCCCTTCTCACCGTCGTGGAAACGGCCGGGACCGTCCGGTACCGCATGCTCGAGACGGTGCGGGAGTTCGGCCGGATGCGGCTGGACTCGGCCGGCGAGACCGACGAGGCGCGGGCCGCCGTACGCGCGTGGGCCCTCGGTCACGCCGACCGGCACGGCGCCCGGCTGTACTCGCCGGAGCAGGTCGACGCGATGGACCGGCTGCGTGCGGAGGAGACGAACCTCTCCGACATCCTGCGCGAGGCCCTCGCCGACCCCGACCCGGAGGCCGTCGTGCTGCTGTTCTCGGCTCTGGGCGGCTTCTGGTCGATCAGCGGAGACCATCCGCGCAGCATCGTTCTCACCCCCGCCGTCGCGTCCGCCCTGACTGGCTGGACGCCGCCACCCCGGCTCCTCGACCGGACCCGGGCGGCCCTGAGCATCGCGCTGTTCAACACCATGATCGTCCCGCTGGAGGAGTCCGGGACGCTGGCGCGGCTCCTGTCCGGGCTGGGCGCCGGCTCGGCGAACCCCGCCCTCCGGGCGGCGGTGACCGCCCTGCTCACAGCGGCGTCGGATCCCGAGCGCGGCCTGGACAAGCTGACCGCCGATCCCGACCCGATGATCCGCCGCATCGCGCTGCACTGGCTGAGCCACGGCCGGGAGAACGTCGGCGACCCGGTCGGCGCGATCGAAGCGGCCCGAGCCGCCCTCGAACTCGTCGCCGATGACGGCGGTCCCTGGCACCAGGCGGTGCTGCACACGCAACTGGCCGGCCTGTACGCGCACCTCGGTGACACCGCGTCGGCCTCCCGGCATGCCGTCGAGGCGCTCCCGGTGCTCGAACGCCTCGGGGCGGTGGACGACGCCGTACAGATCCGCGCCTCCCTCGCCATGGCGGCGCTCGCCGAGGGCCGCCGCGACGAGGCCGCGCGGATGGTCGACGATCTGGAGGCGCTCGCCTCCCAGGGCACCTACGGGCAGGTCCTGTCGGTCGCGGCCGCCAGGGCCCAGCTGACCCTCGCCGACGGCGACGTCGCCGAGGGACTGCGGCAGCACCGAGAGACGGCCGAGGCGCTGCGGAACCTGCGCGTCCCGGGCGCGGGGGACGGCGTCACGCCGTGGGGCGTCCTGGGCGAGGTCGTCGCGCTCTCGGCGTTCGCTCTGTACGGCGAGGGCGACGACGGCGCGGACCTCTTCGAGTCGTTGCGGGGCAAAGTCCGGACCGCCTTCGCGCTGCACCACACGGACTACCCCGTGATGGGGATGGTGCTCGCCGGGCTGGGCATCTGGGGCCTGCGCAAGGGGGCGCTGCCCGCCGAGGAGGCGGTCCGGCTGCTCGTGCTCGCCGACAGGTTCGCCTACAACCGGTTCGTCCCGACGCTGCAGTGGCCGGTCCTGTCCGCGCACGCCGAACGGATCGCCCCCGGCGTCATGTCCCGCATCGAGGCCGAGTACGGCGAACGACGCGGCCCCGACCTGCTGGCCGAGGCGCGTGCCGTCCTGGAACGGCTGTTCTGA